In Pyrus communis chromosome 8, drPyrComm1.1, whole genome shotgun sequence, one genomic interval encodes:
- the LOC137742859 gene encoding FHA domain-containing protein At4g14490-like: MDIWIGSAESERDGWEEEEMKDEGLGATQSEGNERRKVRGAANQGKAEERPTNRKRREERMTNQRGKKGGKGRKREGEKLSPFPLTRDLFSTTRLPAMILMFSEPSALKLVMVQGPRKGETLEFVPGSKVRIARVVRGNNLPIKDSGISFKHLSIESESGKWVLRYLDSSNRTVLNGLDIPPNTPVDLTDGNEIKIGEYTFIEVRIARYEESRLRWNPRRRVNIEKIEVVGKRGRGRPPRARVLKTEVMEDKPVEENLAQQVDTRKTRSSKIEELGKIPGTAGTSTVSDAGGRDGLHSIPQPSYQSG; the protein is encoded by the exons ATGGACATTTGGATAGGGAGTgcagagagtgagagagatggATGGGAGGAGGAAGAAATGAAAGATGAGGGATTGGGGGCTACCCAATCAGAAGGAAATGAAAGAAGAAAGGTGAGGGGTGCTGCCAATCAGGGAAAAGCAGAGGAGAGACCAACCAATCggaaaagaagagaagagagaatgACCAACCAGAGAGGgaagaaaggagggaaaggaaggaagagagaaggagagaaacTCAGTCCTTTCCCCTTGACTCGTGACCTGTTTTCAACGACCCGACTTCCTGCGATGATTCTGATGTTTTCCG AGCCTTCAGCTCTCAAACTGGTTATGGTTCAAGGTCCGCGGAAGGGCGAAACCTTAGAATTTGTACCCGGATCCAAGGTCCGAATCGCCCGTGTTGTTCGGGGCAACAACCTCCCGATCAAAGACTCCGGCATTTCCTTTAAGCACCTCTCCATCGAATCTGAATCAGGCAAATGGGTTCTCCGATACCTCGACTCCTCAAACCGCACTGTTTTGAATGGGTTGGATATCCCCCCAAATACGCCTGTGGATCTCACTGACGGCAACGAAATCAAAATCGGTGAGTACACTTTCATCGAGGTAAGGATCGCCAGATACGAAGAGAGTCGATTAAGATGGAACCCTAGGCGT AGAGTGAATATTGAGAAAATTGAGGTTGTAGGGAAACGAGGAAGGGGCCGACCACCCAGAGCTAGGGTTTTGAAGACTGAAGTTATGGAGGATAAGCCTGTAGAGGAAAATTTGGCACAACAAGTGGATACGAGGAAAACTCGGAGCTCTAAGATCGAGGAATTGGGGAAGATCCCAGGTACTGCCGGAACCTCCACAGTCTCCGATGCTGGCGGTAGGGAcggccttcattccattcctcAACCGTCGTACCAATCTGGATAG
- the LOC137743885 gene encoding (-)-alpha-pinene synthase-like, with product MALIQDSAEAQSQNAKPEVARQTANFHPSVWGDQFINYDDSQDIITQAQSQQQVDELKEIVREGFTTSATDFSLQLKLIDAIQRLGLAYHFEREIGEALERMHSTFDDDHGNDDVDLYTVALGFRLLRQHGYNVSCAIFNNFKDESSYFKESLIDDMSGMLSFYEATHLRVHGEDILEEALVFTTTHLESAANRVSNPLATQITQALERPLRKSLERLSARRYISIYQEEASHNESLLKLAKLDFNLVQPLHKKELQEITRWWRALDFERKLPFARDRMVELYFWIVGVYFEPQYSVGRKIMTKVSVLLTILDDIYDAFGTFEELVVFTEAIDRWDVNCIDELPEYMQTFYHALLNLYNDIEAEMAKEGRSYRVPYAIQAMKDQARSYFNEARWLHEGQVPSMEEYMRVATVSISYTFLTTISLLGMGDVVTKEAFEWLFTDPKIVRAANTIFRLMDDIVSTDFEKERAHAASSVDCYMKQYGVSKQETVDVFQKQIMGLWKDINEEFLRPTSVPMPILMRVLNLTRVTDLLYKGEDGFTRVGKVTRDSVTSVCIDPVPL from the exons ATGGCATTAATCCAGGATTCAGCAGAAGCTCAATCACAAAATGCTAAGCCTGAAGTTGCTCGGCAGACGGCAAATTTTCACCCAAGCGTTTGGGGAGATCAGTTCATAAATTATGATGATTCCCAAGACATT ATTACTCAAGCTCAAAGTCAACAACAGGTTGATGAACTCAAAGAAATTGTGAGGGAAGGATTCACAACTAGTGCGACTGATTTTTCACTTCAGCTAAAGTTGATTGATGCAATTCAGCGCCTTGGCTTGGCATACCATTTTGAAAGAGAAATCGGAGAAGCACTTGAACGTATGCATTCTACGTTTGATGATGACCATGGCAACGATGATGTTGATCTATACACTGTTGCTCTTGGTTTCCGGCTGCTAAGACAACATGGATATAATGTTTCATGTG CCATATTCAACAATTTCAAAGATGAAAGTAGTTACTTCAAGGAAAGCTTGATTGATGACATGTCTGGTATGCTAAGCTTTTATGAAGCAACACATCTGAGGGTGCATGGAGAAGACATATTAGAAGAGGCTCTAGTATTCACCACCACTCACCTTGAGTCAGCAGCAAACCGTGTAAGCAATCCACTAGCTACACAAATAACTCAAGCCCTAGAGAGACCTCTGCGAAAAAGTCTAGAGAGATTATCTGCGCGACGTTACATTTCAATCTACCAAGAAGAAGCTTCACATAATGAATCTCTTCTGAAACTTGCAAAGTTAGACTTCAATCTTGTCCAGCCTTTGCACAAAAAGGAGCTTCAAGAGATCACTAG GTGGTGGAGAGCACTAGACTTTGAAAGGAAACTGCCATTTGCAAGAGATAGGATGGTAGAGTTGTACTTTTGGATCGTCGGAGTGTATTTTGAACCCCAATACTCTGTTGGGagaaaaattatgacaaaagtGAGTGTCTTGCTCACAATATTGGATGATATCTACGACGCATTTGGTACATTTGAAGAGCTCGTAGTCTTTACTGAAGCGATTGACAG GTGGGATGTCAATTGCATTGATGAACTCCCGGAATATATGCAAACATTTTATCATGCACTTTTAAATCTCTACAATGATATTGAGGCAGAGATGGCCAAGGAAGGAAGATCATACCGAGTTCCATATGCAATACAAGCT ATGAAAGATCAAGCTCGATCCTACTTTAATGAGGCCCGATGGTTGCACGAGGGACAAGTTCCAAGCATGGAGGAGTATATGCGTGTTGCAACAGTTTCGATTAGTTACACCTTTCTTACAACCATATCTTTACTTGGCATGGGAGATGTTGTAACGAAGGAAGCATTTGAGTGGTTGTTCACTGACCCCAAAATTGTTAGAGCTGCAAATACAATTTTTAGGCTCATGGATGACATTGTTTCCACAGAC tttgagaaagagagagcgCATGCTGCTTCTAGTGTTGACTGCTACATGAAGCAATATGGGGTGTCAAAGCAAGAGACAGTTGATGTTTTTCAGAAGCAAATTATGGGTTTGTGGAAGGATATAAACGAGGAGTTCCTTAGACCAACTTCTGTGCCAATGCCTATTCTTATGCGCGTTCTCAATTTAACAAGAGTAACTGATCTTCTTTACAAAGGGGAAGATGGATTCACACGTGTGGGAAAGGTGACAAGAGATAGTGTTACTTCAGTCTGTATCGATCCTGTGCCACTATGA